GGATCAATGCTGAGTTTTTACAGGCTGCCCAGGCGCACTTGACCTGAGCGTGACTGACTTGCCTTTCCTTCTCACCAGCACCACCGCCATGTAGCTCTCCCGTGGATGTGGCTTTCATCCTGGACTCTTCGGGCAGCATTGGAAGAACAAACTACCTTAAGCAGAAGGAATTTGTCAAGCAGGTAGCCAGGAGTTTTGGCGTAGCACCAGGTCAGAGTCAAGCAGCGATGGTCCTATACAGTAGCACAGCTTCCGTACAGGCTCGATTCGGACAGTATACAACCGCGGAGGAGTTCGCCAAAGCTGTAGACGCTCTACCTTACGAGAGGGACCGGACACGAATCGACATGGCCTTGGATCTAGCAAGCACGGACATCTTCCCTGCAGCGAGGCCGGGCGTGCCTAAGATTGCCATACTAATAACCGACGGCAAGCAGACGCAAGCAAAGGACGCCAAGGACTTGAAAGTGGCCTCTGATCCCTTGCGGAAGGCAGGCGTTCGCGTCCTAGCCGTGGGTATTGGCTCCGGTGTGGACGCAGATGAACTGCGATCGATAACAGAGACTGACGAGGATGTGGTGGTGGCCGCAGACTTTACAGACCTCATGCTGAAACTGGCCAACCTAACCAGCAGAGCTTGCGAACTGGCCGGTAAGTATCATATGTCTTGTCCTTAGCTCTAATGCCCAGGGCCTTAGTAGCAGTCAGATGCATGTGGCAAGCGCCATAGATATGATGTGGTTGCGCTGTCAGCTAGCCCGCCAAGTGAATGTGCCTTGACAGACTGGTGGCCGGCAACCAAAGTGTGGTCGGTATGATAGCTGGCGCTGTTTTGTTAGCCCTTGAGCGCGTCAGCAATTGGTACCTTGCGAGGCTATGAGGCCCGGGCTGGGATCAATGCTGAGTTTTTACAGGCTGCCCAGGCGCACTTGACCTGAGCGTGACTGACTTGCCTTTCCTTCTCACCAGCACCACCGCCATGTAGCTCTCCCGTGGATGTGGCTTTCATCCTGGACTCTTCGGGCAGCATTGGAAGAACAAACTACCTTAAGCAGAAGGAATTTGTCAAGCAGGTAGCCAGGAGTTTTGGCGTAGCACCAGGTCAGAGTCAAGCAGCGATGGTCCTATACAGTAGCACAGCTTCCGTACAGGCTCGATTCGGACAGTATGCAACCGCGGAGGAGTTCGCCAAAGCTGTAGACGCTCTACCTTACGAGAGGGACCGGACACGAATCGACATGGCCTTGGATCTAGCAAGCACGGACATCTTCCCTGCAGCGAGGCCGGGCGTGCCTAAGATTGCCATACTAATAACCGACGGCAAGCAGATGCAAGCAAAGGACGCCAAGGACTTGAAAGTGGCCTCTGATCCCTTGCGGAAGGCAAGCGTTCGCTTCCTAGCAGTGGGTATTGGCTCCGGTGTGGACGCAGATGAACTGCGATCGATAACAGAGACTGACGAGGATGTGGTGGTGGCCGCAGACTTTACAGACCTCATGCTGAAACTGGCCAACCTAACCAGCAGAGCTTGCGAACTGGCCGGTAAGTATCTTTTGTCTTGTCCTTAGCTCTAATGCCCAGGGCCTTAGTAGCAGTCAGATGCATGTGGCAAGCGCCATAGATATGATGTG
The sequence above is a segment of the Porites lutea chromosome 3, jaPorLute2.1, whole genome shotgun sequence genome. Coding sequences within it:
- the LOC140932320 gene encoding cartilage matrix protein-like; translated protein: MCLDRLVAGNQSVVAPPPCSSPVDVAFILDSSGSIGRTNYLKQKEFVKQVARSFGVAPGQSQAAMVLYSSTASVQARFGQYTTAEEFAKAVDALPYERDRTRIDMALDLASTDIFPAARPGVPKIAILITDGKQTQAKDAKDLKVASDPLRKAGVRVLAVGIGSGVDADELRSITETDEDVVVAADFTDLMLKLANLTSRACELAAPPPCSSPVDVAFILDSSGSIGRTNYLKQKEFVKQVARSFGVAPGQSQAAMVLYSSTASVQARFGQYATAEEFAKAVDALPYERDRTRIDMALDLASTDIFPAARPGVPKIAILITDGKQMQAKDAKDLKVASDPLRKASVRFLAVGIGSGVDADELRSITETDEDVVVAADFTDLMLKLANLTSRACELAGKYLLSCP